ATTCAGAATCCTTTAAACACCTCAACTCAATGTGTACAGAACAGAACTCAttagacacacatacataccccAACAGTCACCAGCCCCCAGCTTCATTGCCTGTATTCCTAGATAGGAATGATGCTAAATGATGCTGCCTGAGACTAAAACCCAGGAAGCATCCTtaatgctctttttctctccttttttgctaagagaaaacagaagagcatAAATCATGATCCCTGCCTAGTTGCTTACTTCTCAAGTAGCTTACTTGTGTTTGGAAAGCTAAGACAAAGACAAATCAGTTAAAGACACAAATTGTATGATAAATATACATGATTCCTTATCGCCAATGTGTTTTACACTATGGCTTAGGAGTTGAGAAAAAGATACAGTCACTCCAAGTGGACATGGTTTTGAAATAGTCCAGGATGTAACTGATAAAGAGCACCCTACTGCCTTGATGACCTGTGCTTCATTAGTACATTCTCCCTGATCCTTTTTTACCAGGAAAACACACACAAGTGACCCTTTGTTGATACCTATTTTAAGCAAGGTTGCCATTTGCGATTTTAATCTTTTCATCTCCTGAGCGTCCCACCAGCAGTCCCCGGAAATGCCTCTTAAAGTTGATAGAGCCTGTGACTGCCTCTCTGATGCCTCTCTTCTTCAGCACCTCGATGCTATACTGCTGTTCCAGGTTAGAGTTCAGTGGGTACTGGTAACGTTTCTGCAGTATGCTGTGGGTTTGAAGGCCCCTTCCCCTTGCCATGGTGCTGTGAAAgatacctacctacctacctgtaCTTATCTGTTCTGTCTTTGAGGCTAAACAAGCCTAATTGCCACAGCCACCATTTCAGGGCTGGTTTGATGGCcctttggaagacatttttacATTAGTTGAGGTTAATTAAAATATTGAAGTACTATTATTGGAACATGGGATAGCAACAGGTCCAAGTCTCACAACCATAAAAATGGTTAGATCTCACCTGTGGATTAttactcagtttctttttctgtgtggacatcactttttttttttttaaagtgctttctcAGTTTCCTCCAGAGTACTTTGTCCTCTTGGGTACCTCTTGATTTCATTATCTCTAAGCATATTTGGTTTTGtactgttttttaatcttttttgtttgtttacttatttattctgagagaaggaggcaggagagaatcccaagcagggtccactctgtcagcgcagagcctgatgctagacttgaattcacaaaacaaaataccatgacctgagctgaaatccagagttggtcacttaacctcagccatccaggcacccctctaagcATATTGGTCACCCCAAATACTAAAGTCTACTTCCAAAGCACAACCTTAGGAATGGAGCAGCGGTGAGAAGATTTTCTCACTTTGATAATGATTGTGCTTCTCAAGTTGAGGAGGACAGTTTAGCTCCAGTTTTTCTCTGCAGTAAGGTGCCATGATATtgcctgtttatttttactttaaggaCCAGTGTAGCCCTGGAGATGCGGTCCCTCTGCTGGCAGGCAGAGCACTCTTGGTGGTAAAAGTATGGCTTCTAGCCACAGCTCCTATCTGGAAGCCAGTACAAAGGAAGATGTTAATAACACAGACTGCCAGCATGACTTTTGTATTAAGGCAGTCAGATTTACTTAACTGAGTAGCCCCCAAAGCTATCAATGCACTTTAGTTCAGTATAATAAAAGTAATTGCTAAACTTTAATGATAGTGCACATGATAATGACCCTGAATTGTTAAGAAAGAACAGATTGTGTTCAGAggaagatataatttttaaaagacttcttctatcaaaaatatttaaaaaatttttaatggtacTTGAAGTGTAAACTTAATGCAGAAAATTCACTTTAGGTTGAATGTGCATTTAGGTTGAATGCACATGTCTGAGTTGTTATTGAAGTATGTTTAATGTGATTATCTGACAGTAAAGGTAACTGATGACTTTGTAGTTTTTCCTTTTGCACTAATACTAAGTGGAAGAGAGGGAACGTGCTCTATTAAGACCAAAAATGGTTACATGTTTTGGCCAAGGTTACACAACTAGTAAGGGGGGGGAATACTCACCACTGTCTCCCAGTGCTCTGTCCTGTGACAAGATACTGTGCTGTTGGTTCCACCTGACAGAGCGGCAGGGCACGTCCCCGCAGGGTCCTCCCAGGACTCACTTCTCTGTGAGCTACAAAGCGTACAGCTGCATGAGGAGTGTGTTAAGCTTCTGTGTACATATCGTTGTGTCTAAGAGTTGGAAATGACCTAACAGTCAGTCACCCAGGGGTGTCACTGGTGTCTCCCTTTTCTAGATTTAGGAAGGAGATATTTGCCATTCTCATACAGCAGGGGGAGCTTCTTCCTGGTGGCCTTTCAGATGTTGCCTTTTTGAAACTTTTACTGAAGGACAATATATAGGCAGGAAAATGCACATATTATAAGTATACTGCCCAGTGAGGCTCTTTCCCAGTCACCTTTTGTCTTCTGCTTGTTAGATTTTGGCCCTGTTGCCAACACATAGTTTAAAGTTCACCatccccggggcacctgggtggcttagttagtcaagcatcgactttggctcaggtcatgatctcacggttggtgggtttgagccctgcttcaggctctgtgctgacagttcagagcctggagcctgcttcagatcctgtgtctccctttctctgctcctcccgcacTCAAGCAAGCTTgctcgcttgcttgctcgctctctcaaaaataaataaaccttaaaaaaaattttaagttcaccATCCTCATGCACCTGGTATAATATTTCtggaagaatcttttttttcttggtttatttacAATTCAGTGACCGGTTTCAAATTTGAAGTAAGCATCTGCTAAGACATttgtagtctttctttttttttttttttatgtttttaaatttatttttgagagacagagagagcgcgagcaggggagggtcagagagagagggagacacagaatccgaagcaggccccaggcttcgagctgtcagcacagagcccaacgcgggcccgaacccaagaaccgcgagatcataacctgagccgaagctggacgctcaaccgactgagccacccaggcgcccctgtagtctTCCTAATCTATAGTCTCATGTAGGTCCTTTTAAATGCCAATGGCACCACTAAAACTACTGTCTTGCtagttgtgaaaataaaatagtggaaTCTTTCTTCATGCAGAGTAGTTTGAACAATAGATTTGACCATtagttcttggttttattttgttttgtatttagaGTGATGTTTTGGCAGTTTTTCACCACCTGGTCTTAAAAATCTCCCTGAGTCCAGAAAGGGTGAGCACCTGTTCTTTGGTGCTTGGTGTTTTGTGTGTGCTTTCTACCATCTCACAACAATCCTTTGAAATATCAATACTGAGTTCCAacttcagatgaagaaaccaaggttcagagaggttaagtaatttgcctaagatCCTATAGATAGTAAATGTCAGAGCTAGAAGTAGaatgtgagtttttcatattcCACAATCTGTGCTCTTTTCATTAAAAGCACTCTGCTTCAGAGGCCAGAGGGGCATGGAAGGTAGGAGGCCAGTGTAGGCTGTCGTAGGGTCAGCTTTCCTGGAAAGGCACCTCATGGCTGGGAGATAAAGTCAGAgattgaagaaaggaagaattagcTGGAAGAGACTATCAACATTTGTCCAACACATGTTTATTAAGCTCCCCTCAGGACTTCACCAGTTTCATAGTCAGATGGTAGTATCCTAAGGAATTacagttcagagagagagatattgaaAAGTTGTATAGAAGTCCAGAAAATTGGAGCACTTCAACTATTTAGGCTTAGTAAAACCCAGACATCCAGAAACACAAAGCAGCTTTTGAAAGCACTAAGCTCTCTGAGCAGGAAATGCACTTAGCCTTTCTTGAATCTAGTATCATTTTTGCCCACCACAACTCCACAGTTGTCCTGGATAACTTATGGAAGTGATTGACAGGGGTTGTCTGATGTAGAATGACTGCTTGTGGAGTATGGTAAAATGCTTCTTGAAGGCCTAGGAGAACGttgcaggtgggggctgggctgagAACACATCATGCCGCCTCCTTGCAGTGACAGAACCTTGCTGTTCCCCAGGAGATTTCCTGTTTTCTTGCTTAGAGCCTAGGAGTCAGCAGCTGCTTGTAATTCCATCTTTCAGTGTATCTGAATTGTGAAAGTATTGATCTCTATTTTCATTGCCCCAGGAAGGGAGCAGAAGGATTCCTATGTTACTGTTCGCAGAATTATGTCCAACCAATTAGTCATGCTGAGAAACCATGTTACAACTgtaatttctctaaatatttccaAACCAAGATTTGCAGTATAGTGTGTTAAATTTTTGTCAGTGTTgtggacttaaaaataaataattatttcataggAATACCCAGACCTAAAACAAAAGTATATGTTGACCAACTGGAGTTAATAATGtgcccaaaattttattttccaaacaatTCTTTTCAATGATATTTCTTCTCTATAAGATAAAGATCACTGTGAATGATCTCTTAAAAAGTATGAAGAATGTTACTTAAATTTGAGAATTTAATAGGGCTGGCCTTATATTTTAATTAGGTAAATACCGTTCATTTATGGAATCAAATATATGTGGACACTTAGAAGCAGTTTTAGAGTGTCCATTCTCTTTACAACATGAGTAACATCTGGTGAATTTCATAGTGTGGAAATGTTCTTTGGAGGATAACCATACtaacttcttctttctctttgtttgtcTAGTGAGAATTCAACAGAGGCCATAGCAGTAGACTCTAACAATCAGTCCAAGTCCCCACTGGAGAAGTTTATGGTCAAACTGTGCACCCATCATCAGAAGCAGTTCATTCGTGTTCTGAACGACCTATACACCGAATCCCAGCCGGGCACAGAGGACCTGCCACCTGATTCTGGAGCAATGGATGCATCCACTTGTAGTGCTGGCTGTGCCCAGCTAGGCACCAAACATAAGGAAAAGGATGCTGTGTGTCTCGATATGAAGTCTCCTACTTCTGTAGATTTGTTTGTAGACTCCTCGGGCTCTCACAGCCCTCCACACTTGACAGAACAGACCCTGGAGGAGCCCCCTCCCGAGACAGAGTCTGTAGATGGAAGACAAAATGCCTTGACTAATATCCAGAAGGATTCCTCTGAACTTCCAACCACTAAGCCTAATTCTGGTAGTTCAATGGATAGTTCCACTCTGGGATACCTCACTGCATCGAATTCTTCCTCATTAAACTTCCACCACATCGCTAAGAGCTTGGAGGGGCAAACCACTGGACAGGAGCAAGACACAAATGTGAAAATACACGAGGATGGGAAAGACCATATGCAGAGCTCAGCTTTAGTAGAAAGTCTGTTTGCAGTAAAAGGGGCATCTGACAATAGTGAGGAGAGCAACAGCTGtattatttctcaaagaaattcATTCAAAGCTTTATCAGAAGAGGCTTGGGACTCAGGGTTTACCGGGAATTCACCTAGAACTGCTGACAAAGAGAATGCTTTACTGTGTAGCTCGAAAACACCTTCGCACCAGGAGTTAGAGTCCAGTGAACAAGATTCACGGCCAAAACAAGAGAACCATCTTCACTCACTGGGAAGAAATAAGGTGAGTTATCATTTACATCCCAGTGATAAGGGCCAGTTTGATCATTCCAAAGATGGTTGGTTAGCCCCCAGCCCGATGCCAGCTGTACACAAAGCATCTAATGGACATTCACGAACCAAGCTGATATCAACCTCCATTAAGACAGCTCGGAAAAGTAAAAGGGCATCAGGGTTGAGGATAAACGATTATGATAACCAGTGTGATGTTGTTTATATCAGTCAGCCAATAACGGAATGCCACTTTGAGAATCAAAGATCAATATTATCATCTCGGAAAACAGCCAGAAAGAGTACTCGAGGATATTTTTTCAATGGTGATTGCTGTGAGCTGCCAACTGTTCGCACACTGGCCAGAAATTTACACCCCCAAGAGAAAGCGAGCTGTTCAACGCTGGAACCGGAGGCAGTGGTCACTCCCAAGCAGACCCTTACACTTTCAGCCCCTGGACCCGCCGTGGGTGTGCAGCATCCCAGAGAGGATGACCACAAAGAACCTAGTAAAGAAATAACCTCCCtcaaggaaggaaacagagatgcTTCCTCTGAGAAGGAATCTCAAGAGCCTGAGGTTTGCGCCATGACAAATAAACCAAGTCCAAGCAGCTCTCCTAGGTCCCAGGAAACGACAGCCTCCAGCCTGGTGTCACCTCCCCCTGTTCACCTTCCTGAAGAGGACATGCCAGAAGGCAGCTCCGTGGTCTCAACTCCTGCAGCAAGTGGGATGGCTTCCCCTGAACGAGACCAGCAACCAGTTGAACTGCTGGAAATCAAAGAGGGGACTGTCACCCAAGACTGTCACTTGGTTTCCTCTCTTGAGAGCATTTCTGAGGGAGGCAGTGAAGATGTTGTTTCTAGGCCTCATTCTTCTCCTGAAACAGTCAGTAGAGAGgaaaatcctctgtgctcagAAAGTCAGAGTCCCCCAGGGGGCTTAGAGCCTCCTCTGAGCCTGGGAAAAGCTGAAGACAACCAAAGCATCAGTACTGAGGCTGAGACTGAAGACACTCAGGAGCTAGATACTGACCCACTCTTGAAGGAAAGCAGCACTTTTACTAATGAAAACTCCAATGAAATTGAGGAAAGTGAGAAAGCAGGTGGTACAGGAAAATTAGAAGGACAGAGCAGTGATGTAAAATATGTTTCAGAAAAAGATATGTATGATCAAAACATTGACTCATCCGAAGAGAATTtggacaagaagaaaaaaggtaaaaaactCCCAGAGGCTTCTGACAGGTGCCTAAGAAGTCAGCTTCCAGATCCTTCCTCCTCTGATAGGTGCCTAAGAAGTCAAAGTTCGGATTCATCCTCCACTATTCCTGAGATCAAGGTTTCCAAAACTCCTAGTATGAAACGTTCTAAAAAAGAAGGGTGCCCTGGTGAGACAACACCTGAGGGCCTTCTGGCAGACGGTCTCCAGACGAAAGCTCTGGAGGACACCGAAAACCCAGATGTCAATGACAACCCCTCTGAGAAAGATGCTGAGCAGGAGGGCAAAGAAGGTGGGATCATTACCAGGCAGACTTCTAAAAACATGCTGGCAAAAGAAGtcaaaggggaagaaggaggtaTTTTCCCCAGCGGTGATCCCATGACCACAGTAGGCCAGCCCTTGCCTGGAGAAAGACTGGAAATCTATGTTCAGTCTAAGTTAGGTGAGAAAAAGGCTCATGCTCCCTTGGAAAGTGTTCCTTGTACTTTCCCAGAACAATCAAAAGAGAAACCAGAACCAGTTCCTGCACGCGATACAGAGGAGGTTGTGAATGAGGTCGGCGGTGCAAATACCCAGCATAAAGATGACGAGAGTGATGCGCCATCCAGTGCACTTGGCTTAGCAAGTGGTGGAAGTGGTGATACGGCCGAGCCCCCACAGTGGGTCCCGAGGCTTACAAGACTGACCTCTTCTACCTACAACCTCAGACATGCTCATTCTCTGGACTCCTTGGATACTGCGAAAGTGACTTCAGAAAAGGAAGCAGCACAGGGAAACCCAAAGccaaaggaaaatgaagcttCAGAGAATGGAGAGCCCTTAGACGAGAATGATGTGGACACAGTGATAGATGACCAGCCAAAGTTTGTAGAATGGTGCGCGGAGGAGGAGAACCAAGAGCTCATTGCCAACTTCAATGCCCAGTACGCGAGAGTCCAGAAAGGCTGGATCCAGTTGGAGAAGGAAGCTCAGCCAACGCCAAGATCAAGGAACAAGTCAGATAAACTGAAGGAGatttggaaaagcaaaaaaaggtCACGGAAATGTAGGGGTTCATTGGAGGTTCAAAAGTTTTCTCCTATTCAGATGCTGTTTATGACAAACTTTAAATTATCTAATGTTTGCAAATGGTTCTTAGAGACAACTGAAACCCGGTCTCTGGTGATCGTGAAGAAGCTCAATACTCGTCTTCCAGGAGACATCCCCCCTGTCAAGCATCCTCTACAGAAGTTCTCTCCTTCCAGTCTGTACCCCAGCTCACTACAGGCTGAACGCTTGAAAAAACACTTGAAGAAATTTCCTGGAGCTACTCCTGCCAGGAACAATTGGAAAACACAGAAGCTATGGGCTAAATTTCGAGAGAATCCGGATCAAGTGGAGCCAGAGGACGGCAGTGATGTCAGCCTCGGTCCCAATTCTGAAGACAGCGTAGAAGAGGTCAAGGAAAGTAGAAATACCCATCCTCCCACAAACTCACCTACCCCAGCCAGTACTCGGATCCTCAGAAAATACTCCAATATTCGAGgaaagctcagagcccagcagtgTTTGATcaagaatgagaaaatggagagccCATGTGGACAAGCTGTGGAGAGTAAACAGAGTTGTAAGAGTGTCTGCATCAACCCTCTGATGTCCCCCAAGCTTGCCCTGCAGGTGGATGCAGATGGGTTTCCCATTAAGCCCAAGAGCACTGATggaatgaagggaaggaaagggaagcaggCGTCTGAAATCTTGCTGAAAGCAGACGTGCAGAATAAACGCAAGAGGACAGAAAGCGGCAGCGCTCAGGACAGGAAGGACAAGGGACCTGTGGTGAAAGCCAGCAAAGAAAAGCATAGTGATGGATCCACCAAAACCCCTGCTGCCAAGAAGCCAGCTGCAAGGGACAGAACCAGCCAACTGCCCAAAAAGACATCCTTGAAAGAGAATAAAGTGAAGATCCCCAAAAAGGCCCCTGGGAAGAACTGCCCTCCCGctaggagggaaaaagaaaatacaaacaaaagacCTGCCCAGCCAGCTGCCTCGGAGACAGTGACGAAGCCTGCAAAGCAAAAGGGGGCAGGTGAATCCTCTTCAAGGCCACAGAAAGCCACCATCAGGAAGCAGAGCAGTGGAAAGTCTCGGGCCAGACCCTTGACGAAAACCCCAGAGAGCAGTGCGGCCCAGAGAAAGCGAAAGCTGAAGGCAAAGCTGGACTCTTCCCACGGCAAACGGAGACGGCTGGATGCAAAGTGATGGCAAGGCTGGGAGCCAAGAGTTAAACTGTCCTACGGAAGTAACCCTTCGTTTTGCATTAACTAAACCTGCTTTTATAAGCTTATCCAGCCTTTCATATCTGCAGTTAATGGAGAACACCACAATTTAAGATGTCAGAAAATGCATCTCAGATGGAGAAGGGAACTTGCAGAGTCTTTCTCTGAAGCTGAGTAAGGgaagttatatattatattctggTTGTTCCTTGGGTTTTAAACTTGGAACCAagcagttttagtttttaaaagtacagtgccttatttatcctttttgtttttaaatttacaaaagcTAAAAAGCTGATCTATGTGATTAAAGGCTTGTATTTTATACTTGATGCACAAGCACTTGTACTGTAGCCGAGAAGACCACCATCATGCACATAAAAGTAGCTTTTCAGCAGCCACCCTGCAGTGTCTGTACCTGAACAGACACTCCTCTTTGCAAACCCTCACACTGAacttccctctctgtcttgtttgtttgtttaaatgatATTCGAAAGCTAAACCAAATCATTTTTATGGTATGTAGAGAATGCAGAgggaatttattattattataaaagatgaatatttctgttaccccttttaaaaaatcctaattcTGTTCATTATTGGTCACTCTTCTCACTTTTGATCCTTTGTCATTTGAGAAAATGTATTCCAAATTATGCACCCATGGGACAGATGTGTCACATGGTGTTAATATTGGGTTATgacctttaaaaattgtttagatCCCCCCAAGTGATTCGCATTACTGATTCTTgccatccttttcttttctggccTTGCAAGCTTGCTAGCGCTCTAACGAGGTTTTCATCcaacttttggggggggggggtgtaggattttttttttcatcttgtaacTGTAACTTGACAGTTAGGCTAAGAGTGACTGTTCTAATATTCTTTCTTACTCTGAATACTTCCATATTCAAAGAAAGCCAGGTTGTTATTTCCAGTAATAGAAAAGTTTAATAAGAGTTTGTGCATGTGCATTTGCCTGTGGCTATTAGCCACAGATGTCTCCCCGCCCCAGTTCTGCAGTAAAATTCTTTGTCGCCATGCAGTGTGCTAGGGCATTCATGAGCTGGTAAATCAGCACAGGCCAGATGGCTTAAATGTGGCCCAGGGTCTCTGTGAGAGAGTTTGGCATGAGACTCAGAAAGGTCTAAACAGCACAGAGTTATGTAAAGGTCAGAGCAATTTTGCTGTTGGAGGAAGCAGCCCGGCTCATAGTGAGCCCACATCGCTCCTCCCATGTGGAGCTGACGTTCAGTGGGTGTGTTCCAATGTGAATGGACATGTTGAGAGTGGGTGTTAGCATTCTAATTGGTTAGCGCCATATTGGTAGGTGATGCGTGTAGTGTTATTCCTGCCTCtgtcatgtcaggctctgttccaTGGCTCAGAATTGAGAGCTGCGGTGTTTGTAAGTGATGTTGTTTGCCTTTCCTGAGTGACGCCGGAGGTGGTTGCATTGGCTTTACCCTGATGCCTGTAACACTGCTCTGTTAGAGCACAGTGTGAATTCCACATTTCCACTGGGCCACTCTACACAAAAAGGCTTGGTTGTTAAAGCTTCAACCAGCTTCTCTAACATGCTCTGTCACAGAAGTAAGCTTGTGTGGACAGGTGCCACTCTGTCCATTTTACTAAAAGTTTTCCACTTAGATTGTTCAGATCTGTTTGGTCCATTTAGATCTGGATGGACTTTTTTCATGTATAGTTCAGCCAAATGATGATAAAACAGGCCTTCTACCCATTCTGTGAAAAGTTTGCTGTATATAATGAAAACTTCTGATGACTGGATAGGACTGGAGAAAAGCATGTGATTCATGGGAAATTGAAAATTGCATTGAATTTCATAGATAGGGACATTTACTATCTTCAGTGAagccttgactttttttttccaatgtctCCTCTATCccatgagtctttttttttctttttagtatcttTGACTTTGGCCATTCAAGAGCTACCTATATTATGAAACTGCTGAGTGTGTATGTTGGCAGCCCTTTCTCAGCATTAAGTTGCACAGAAGCATTAGTATGTTTTGAGTAGGTTTGGCTAATCTTTTAAAAgtggttttaatgtttaaaaaaatattttcatatagtcGTCACTGGACGCTGTTTTTGCAGTGACGTAAACCAGCTGAGGTCTGCCGAGGTCACATGCTCGGACTCCGGTGCCCCCTCAGCTGCACGCAGACTGCCTCGTAGCGGTGCTCGGATTAACTtagggagaggggtggggcagcGTGGGTGGGTGGGCCTTCCAGCTGTCGTCTTTATAATTCATTCCATTACTTCTCTAagtgctttttcattttaaaaagcttacttCCAGATAATAGCTTTTTCTCCCGTCTTAGGCGGCCTTTGAGAAAAggtatgcatgtgtatgcatatttttatacCCTGCAGTGGATCATCTTTAAAATCAACTTACACTTTATAGTAGTAACTGCATTTAAATAGCCTGGGATTCTGCATAAttagaacacttaaaaatttagaattatttttatatttgttgaatctCATTTTTGCTGATTCAGTTAATTTTGctaatagaaagaaaggaaacaaacaaacttgaGGGCTGGCTCTGGAACACCCTTTTACACTTGAGGCTGATGCTAGCAAACCTGTACCCTGGACGCCTGCACGCCAGACTTGGAATTGACCCAAGTTTCCCCGTCTCCCCTGTCTCGCAAAGACCTCCTTTTTAAAGCCATCTTCTCAGTATTGCTTGCCACCACATGCAAAGGCAATCTGTCCCACATTCCAGattccaaattaagaaaaaagaaaattctgctcCTCAGCCTATACTCAGTGAAGTGACTTGTCCCAGTGTTGGAGCTGAAGTTGGTGATCGGAGAACGCTGGTATGACCGCTGAGCTTCTGGGAGAGCTGTAGAATACCTGGGAAGCAAGGACTGAAGCTCTACCACAGCTCCCCAGGGCTGGGCCCTCTTCAGGAGACCCATTTTACCTCCCCCAATTTCTAGCCCATCGGCCTCCCTGGGTTTGGGAGGACAACATGGAGACGGCTCCCCAGGCATGGTCCAGAGCCTCCCTCACTGCACTCCCTCAGACACATAGCAATCTTGCAGCACAGCGGGAAGGCAGTGAACATTTATTCTGCTCTTAAGGCTTCCTGCGTTGGAATGTCACTAGTGTGTGTGAATCTGCAGTTGCTAGTCCCTTAGGCTAATTCTATTGCATCTGTATTTCATTAAAGGTTTCTACACGAGTCTTATCTAAAAGCAGTCATCTTGGGCTGTGGGTTTCATTCTTGCAATAGTGTGCCTAGGAGAGGCACAGCCCGTCGTCTCTTCCCAGGTGTGCTGCCTCTGAGGGGCTCCTCTTTGCATCACACACTGTTCAGACAGGACATCAGTGAAACTCACCCTGCAAGGCAGTTGCTCTGAACTGAGGTTTgctctctttcctgccttgtggTGGATTCATGGTGAGGGCCGAAGCTGCCACTCTCCTCTGTGGCAGCCTTCCTGCTGATCGAAGGACCTAAGAGCTAAGTAGGAAAGGACAGCACGCGACATGATGCAGGTTGGAGATGCTGTAAGTACCACCATCAGCAAGGCAGGTGGCTTGTCACTGCACCAAGGGCTGTATTGGAATTTCCCAGGGAGCGACACCCGTTCCTGTTGGTTTTCTGTCAGCCCACACAAGCTGTCTTTTGGCTTACAGAGGATCAAGGGGCGGCAGAATATGGGCTGGTCACTcttctgtaaataaaatttattggaacatagccatgccCATTCGTTTGTGTATTTTCCTTAGCTGCTTTCCAGCAGAGCGTCATATCTACAACAGAGACCAGGGGCCTGCAAAGCCTAATAGATTTACTGTCTGGACCTTGCAGAAAAAGTTTGTTCACCTTCCTtgcttaagaaaataatccttcCTCAGTAACAAATTTTGCCTCAtttatcttctcctttctttttcctcccaacctctctgtcttcttttcttcttttcccccattATCTTCCCTCAGTTTTGTTCTTCCTCTTacacttctttatttcttcttgctgCAGAAGAGACACGGTACTTTGCTACAGCACACGGACTGCCACGTCCTGACTCCTGAGCTGCTGTAGCCTCACACCTTCCTTCTTAGAGCCGCCCATTCCTGCAGCCACTGTGAGGCCGCCTTTAGCCTCGAGAGCCAGACCCCATGAGCACACAGGGCTTCAG
The genomic region above belongs to Suricata suricatta isolate VVHF042 chromosome 2, meerkat_22Aug2017_6uvM2_HiC, whole genome shotgun sequence and contains:
- the LCOR gene encoding ligand-dependent corepressor isoform X2, with amino-acid sequence MQILLSGVHSAAISCGFESILEGLFGPALLKDLSLFKDCEPESISDWTFDENCLFCCLRRDKVKGHLVGLDEPASGAGQEALLKQEQAKIIRFERQAEEFLNAVFYRKDSPWVSDPNIPLVAREIMQRMIQQFAAEYTSKNSSTQDPSQPNSTKNQSLPKASPVTTSPTAATTQNPVLSKLLMADQDSPLDLTVRKSQSEPSEQDGVLDLSTKKSPCAGSTSLSHSPGCSSTQGNGENSTEAIAVDSNNQSKSPLEKFMVKLCTHHQKQFIRVLNDLYTESQPGTEDLPPDSGAMDASTCSAGCAQLGTKHKEKDAVCLDMKSPTSVDLFVDSSGSHSPPHLTEQTLEEPPPETESVDGRQNALTNIQKDSSELPTTKPNSGSSMDSSTLGYLTASNSSSLNFHHIAKSLEGQTTGQEQDTNVKIHEDGKDHMQSSALVESLFAVKGASDNSEESNSCIISQRNSFKALSEEAWDSGFTGNSPRTADKENALLCSSKTPSHQELESSEQDSRPKQENHLHSLGRNKVSYHLHPSDKGQFDHSKDGWLAPSPMPAVHKASNGHSRTKLISTSIKTARKSKRASGLRINDYDNQCDVVYISQPITECHFENQRSILSSRKTARKSTRGYFFNGDCCELPTVRTLARNLHPQEKASCSTLEPEAVVTPKQTLTLSAPGPAVGVQHPREDDHKEPSKEITSLKEGNRDASSEKESQEPEVCAMTNKPSPSSSPRSQETTASSLVSPPPVHLPEEDMPEGSSVVSTPAASGMASPERDQQPVELLEIKEGTVTQDCHLVSSLESISEGGSEDVVSRPHSSPETVSREENPLCSESQSPPGGLEPPLSLGKAEDNQSISTEAETEDTQELDTDPLLKESSTFTNENSNEIEESEKAGGTGKLEGQSSDVKYVSEKDMYDQNIDSSEENLDKKKKGKKLPEASDRCLRSQLPDPSSSDRCLRSQSSDSSSTIPEIKVSKTPSMKRSKKEGCPGETTPEGLLADGLQTKALEDTENPDVNDNPSEKDAEQEGKEGGIITRQTSKNMLAKEVKGEEGGIFPSGDPMTTVGQPLPGERLEIYVQSKLGEKKAHAPLESVPCTFPEQSKEKPEPVPARDTEEVVNEVGGANTQHKDDESDAPSSALGLASGGSGDTAEPPQWVPRLTRLTSSTYNLRHAHSLDSLDTAKVTSEKEAAQGNPKPKENEASENGEPLDENDVDTVIDDQPKFVEWCAEEENQELIANFNAQYARVQKGWIQLEKEAQPTPRSRNKSDKLKEIWKSKKRSRKCRGSLEVQKFSPIQMLFMTNFKLSNVCKWFLETTETRSLVIVKKLNTRLPGDIPPVKHPLQKFSPSSLYPSSLQAERLKKHLKKFPGATPARNNWKTQKLWAKFRENPDQVEPEDGSDVSLGPNSEDSVEEVKESRNTHPPTNSPTPASTRILRKYSNIRGKLRAQQCLIKNEKMESPCGQAVESKQSCKSVCINPLMSPKLALQVDADGFPIKPKSTDGMKGRKGKQASEILLKADVQNKRKRTESGSAQDRKDKGPVVKASKEKHSDGSTKTPAAKKPAARDRTSQLPKKTSLKENKVKIPKKAPGKNCPPARREKENTNKRPAQPAASETVTKPAKQKGAGESSSRPQKATIRKQSSGKSRARPLTKTPESSAAQRKRKLKAKLDSSHGKRRRLDAK